TTATTTAATAAGTATGTAATCAAGATGTAGTAATGGAAGACCGATATAGCCTACAGACACCTACAAATCCCTGGATGATCTCGGCTCCCTTTTTTCAGGGATTGCCAGAATTGGTTGTGGAACCAGCCCTCACCCATCTTGTCACCCGTACACACCCGGCTAATCAGGTAATTCTACTGGAAAATGACTGGGGTGGTTCGGTATATTTTATTGTCGAAGGATGGGTCAAAATTCGCACCTACAACCTAGAAGGGAAAGAGGTGACGTTGAATATTCTAGGCAAGGGAGAATTGTTTGGTGAAATGGCGGCGCTAGATGAAGTACCGCGCTCTACCGATGTAATTACGCTAACGCCCACAGTGATTGGCAGTATGCCGTCTCAAGATTTTGTCAAGTTACTTCAGACAGAACCAATGGCAGGAATGCGATTGGCACAACTGATGGCGCGACGCTTGCGACAAGTCAATCGCAGACTGCGCCTACGAGAATCTGATAGTCAGTCGCGGGTGGCAGATACTTTGCTATTTTTGGCAGAAGGACAGGGAAAAAAGGCGCAGACAGGAGGAACAGAAATTCCCAATTTACCGCACCGGGAATTGAGCAGTTTAAGTGGACTGGCACGGGAAACAGTAACACGAGTGTTGACAAGGCTAGAAAAAAAAGGGTTGATTAGACGAGATCAGGATATGATTCATATTCCTGATTTGTCAGCCTTGGAAAGAATGATCGTTTAAAAACTTGTCAAATATGAGCATTTTAGATTCTCTGCCAGATGAGCCAGAGCAAGGCCCATCCTCTGAATCTCAAACTAACCACAATCAACGGCTAGACAAATTTGGGAATCAAAGCACGCTGCGACCTCCGCAACTGAAGGTTGATGCACCCCTGAGAATGGTAGAAACGGCATTTTTAGCTAGTACTGCTAGCTTGATTTGGTTTATTAATTTTTACTTTCCCTTGGGGCCAGTATTGCGAATATTTTTTCCCGTACCGATCGCTCTAGTTTATCTCCGTTGGGGCAAAAGAGCAGCTTGGATGGCAGCAGTCACATCTGGATTGCTGCTAGCAGTGTTGATGGGGCCAGTTCGCAGTCTGCTGTTCGTCATGCCTTATGCTTTTATGGGCGTGCTATTAGGATCGACATGGAATCGTCGTGTCCCCTGGATAGTTTCTATTACCTTGGGTATGTTACTAGGTACTTTGGGAGCGTTTTTCCGGGTATGGTTACTGTCTGTGTTATCTGGTGAAGATCTTTGGATTTATGCAATCAACCAGGTAACAGAACTAATGGAGTGGTTGTTCCTAAAGCTGGAATTATTGGTAAATCCTAGCGTGTTTTGGATTCAAATCGGAGCGATCGCTTTGATTATGTTCAATAATTTTATCTATTTATTTATCGTCCACCTGGCAGCATGGCTGCTGTTGGATCGTCTGGGAAATCCCATTCCGCGTCCGCCTCGTTGGGTACAGGTTTTGATGGATTATGAATAAGTCAAGAGTCAAAAGTCCAGAGTCCAAAGTCAAATAACTATTGACCCTTGACCCATGATTAATATTTATACTCAAATAGCACAGGGTGAAGCTTGGATTGCTAAGTACCGCGATCGCTTACCTGTGTTTGCCTGTATTTTAGGATTTACTGAAACTGGGTTAATTCCGGGGATTTCTGCGGCTGGGCTGACTCCGGAGGATCGGAAGTATACAGCTTGTGCGGATGCTGAATTTTTATACTACGGTGCAGAACATCAGCCCAAGTATCCTCTTCCACCACTGACTGCGGGGGCTTCACCCGTACTAATTTCTCGTGCGGTAGTGGAGGCGCTGAAAATTCCTGTTTATTTATTTAATGCTGGTTTACCCCAACCCCCAGCAGTACCCGCTATTAATTTAGGGGGATTTCCCGCTAAATGTTTAAGCCAAGGTAACGCGATGGAACTAGCAACAGTACACCACTTGCTAGAACAAGGGCTACTTTGGGGTTCTCAGTTAGCTGCTAATAGCCAACAAGGGTATGTAATTTTCAGCGAGTGTGTAGTTGGCGGTACTACTACTGCTTTGGCAATTTTAACTGGCTTGGGAATACCAGCTGAGGGGAAAGTTAACAGCAGTCATCCTGTTTGTAACCACGAACAAAAATGGGAATTGGTACAAGCAGGTTTAGAAAAGACTTTTTCTCGCACCCCTGCTTCTGTAGATCCTCTCCAACTTGTCGCCGCAGTGGGCGATCCAATGCAGGTGGTAGTAGCGGGAATGGCGATCGCAGCTAGTCGTAGTTGTGGTGTGTTGCTGGCTGGTGGGACGCAAATGTTAGCAGTATATGCACTGATGAATGCGATCGCTCAAACTTACACTTTAGCTTGGCAACCCGAAGAAGTAGTGGTAGGTACAACTCGCTGGGTAGCCGAAGATCCAACTGGGGCTACGGTAGAATTAGCCCTCAGCTTAGGTAAAGAAGACATAATTAAGGGCGGGAAAACCCCACCCTTACTAGCAACTGAACTAAGTTTTACTGATTCTCGTTATCCCCAACTCCAAGCTTACGAGCAGGGATTTGTGAAAGAAGGCATGGGTGCTGGAGGAGCTGCGATCGCTGCCCATCTGAGTTTAGATTGGCAACAAAACCAACTTTTGGAAGCCATTGAAAAACAACTTGAGCGATTGAGCAGATTCAATAACCAATAGCGGATGCCAAGATTCAGAAAGTTCAGATAAATTTCTTGGACTAATGTCAAATTAGTGAATTCTCTCCCGCAGTAATTGTTCTTCTAAGGCTGCAATGCGATTATATGC
The genomic region above belongs to Calothrix sp. NIES-2098 and contains:
- a CDS encoding nicotinate-nucleotide-dimethylbenzimidazole phosphoribosyltransferase encodes the protein MINIYTQIAQGEAWIAKYRDRLPVFACILGFTETGLIPGISAAGLTPEDRKYTACADAEFLYYGAEHQPKYPLPPLTAGASPVLISRAVVEALKIPVYLFNAGLPQPPAVPAINLGGFPAKCLSQGNAMELATVHHLLEQGLLWGSQLAANSQQGYVIFSECVVGGTTTALAILTGLGIPAEGKVNSSHPVCNHEQKWELVQAGLEKTFSRTPASVDPLQLVAAVGDPMQVVVAGMAIAASRSCGVLLAGGTQMLAVYALMNAIAQTYTLAWQPEEVVVGTTRWVAEDPTGATVELALSLGKEDIIKGGKTPPLLATELSFTDSRYPQLQAYEQGFVKEGMGAGGAAIAAHLSLDWQQNQLLEAIEKQLERLSRFNNQ
- a CDS encoding Crp/Fnr family transcriptional regulator; translation: MEDRYSLQTPTNPWMISAPFFQGLPELVVEPALTHLVTRTHPANQVILLENDWGGSVYFIVEGWVKIRTYNLEGKEVTLNILGKGELFGEMAALDEVPRSTDVITLTPTVIGSMPSQDFVKLLQTEPMAGMRLAQLMARRLRQVNRRLRLRESDSQSRVADTLLFLAEGQGKKAQTGGTEIPNLPHRELSSLSGLARETVTRVLTRLEKKGLIRRDQDMIHIPDLSALERMIV